The sequence ATCTACGAGGACCTCGGGCTCCTCACCGCGGACGACGTCGTGGGCAAGGACCTCACGCGCCTGTTCAACGAGCTCTCCGGCTACGGCATCGAGAAGAAGTTCAAGCGCCTGCTGGTCGCACCGCTGCACCTGCGGAAGGGCCTGCTCAAGCGCATCGCCGTGGAGACGCAGAACGCGCTCGACGGGAAGCCGAGCGGCATCCGCATCAAGGTCAACTCCATCGTCGACGAGAAGATCATCGACGCGCTCTACCGGGCCAGCAACGCGGGCGTGCCCGTGCAGGTCTGGGTGCGCGGCATCTGCTCGCTCACGCCGGGGCAGCCGGGGCTCAGCGAGAACATCGAGGTGCGGTCCATCCTCGGCCGGTACCTCGAGCACTCCCGCGTCTTCTCGTTCGTCAACGACGGCGACCAGGCCACCTACATCGGCAGCGCGGACATGATGCACCGCAACCTCGACCGGCGCGTCGAGGCGCTCGTCCGGCTCGTGGATCCCGCGCACCTGCAGGAGATCGAGGACCTCTTCGACCGCGCCATGGCCGACACGACGTCCGCGTGGGTGCTCGACTCCGACGGCGAGTGGACGCGCCGCAACAAGGGCCCCGACGGCACCACGCTGGAGGACCTGCAGACCGCGGTCATGGGCATCGTCACCAAGCGCAAGCGACGCGTGCTCCGCTGAGCACGGCTCCGCGCCGGCCGTCCGCGGTCGGCGCCCCCGGGGCATCCGGGGGCGCCGACCGCGTCGCCGATCCGGCTAACCTGGCGGACGTGACGTCCCGCCCCACCGTGTTCGCCGCCGGCGCCGTCGTCTGGCGAGTCCTCGAGGGGCGCATCCGGGTGCTCATCATCCACCGCACCCGCCGGCGCGACACCTCCCTCCCCAAGGGCAAGGTGGATCCGGGCGAGACCCTCCCGCAGACCGCGGTCCGCGAGGTGCACGAGGAGACGGGCCTCCGGGTCGCGCTCGGCGTCCCCCTGGGGGCCATCGAGTACGGCATCTCCGGCGGGCGCCGCAAGTCCGTGAGCTACTGGGCCGCCGAGGCGACCGACGCCATGGTGGAGGCCGGCCGCTTCGAGCCGGACGACGAGGTCGAGAGCGTCGAGTGGGTGTCGATCCCCAACGCGCGCAAGCGCCTCGACTACCCGGGCGAGGTGCAGATCCTCGACCTGTTCGCCGGGCTCGTGGAGACGGGCTCGCACCGCTCGTTCGCCCTCATCGCGCTGCGTCACGGCCACGCCGTCCAGCCCTACGAGTGGGACGGCGCCGATGCCGGCAGGCCGCTCAGCGCGCGCGGCCGCGAGGAGGCGCGATCCATCGTCCCCACGCTCGCCGCGTTCGGGCCGCGCGTCATCACCAGCAGCACCGCCGAGCGCTGCCTGCAGACCGTCGGGCCGCTCGCGGAGGCCCTCGGACGCCAGGTGAAGGAGGACGCGGGCATCAGCCAGGACGCGTACGAGGCCGACGGCGGATCCGTGCGCGAGACCGTCGCGAAGCGCGTGCGCAAGGCGAGGAGCGCGGTGCTCTGCAGCCACAGCCCGGTCCTGCCGGAGATCCTGCACGAGATCGCCCTCGCCACCGAGACGCCCGACGCGAGCCGCATGCCGCGGGCCGGGATGCTGTCGCCCGCCGAGTTCTCGGTGGTGCACCTGTCGGCGTCCGACCCGGAGGCGGGGATCCTCGCCGTCGAGAGCTACGGGCCCTCCTCCTGACGTCCGCGGACGCCGCGGGGTCGTCGCCCGTCCGGAGTCCGACCGACCACTGTGCGCCCGCGAGCCTGAGCCCGGCCCCATCCGCGCGGTGTGTTCACCTGCCGTTCACCGATATCGGCCGATCCGGTCAAGAGCCCGACATAGCTTCGTCCAGGGGCATGCACCGGCCCCCTCACAGCACGAAATACCCGGAAGGCTCCATCACGTGAAGATCTCGCGTCTCGGCAGCGCAGCAGCGCTCGCCGCCGTCACCGCCATCGCCCTCTCCTCCTGCGCCGCCAACGAGGCGCCCGCCGAGGGAGGGTCCGCATCGGCGTCCACCCTCTCCGGCTCGCTCAACGGGATCGGCGCCACCTCCCAGGGCTCCGCCCAGGAGGCCTGGAGCGCCGCGTTCCAGACCGCCAACCCCGACGTCACCGTCAGCTACGCCGGCGAGGGTTCCGGCGCCGGACGCGAGGCCTTCATGGCCGGCGGCCAGAACGCCATGTTCGCCGGCTCCGACCGCGCGCTGAAGACCGACGAGCTCACCGGCACGTTCGGCCAGTGCGCCGACGGCACCAAGCCGATCGACGTCCCCGCCTACATCTCCCCCATCGCCATGATCTTCAAGATCGACGGCGTCAAGGAGCTGCACCTCGACCCCGCCACCACCGCGGGCATCTTCAAGGGCACCATCACGAAGTGGAACGACCCGGCCATCGTCGCGCTCAACCCCGACGCCACGATGCCCGACGCGGGCATCACCGCCGTGCACCGCTCGGACGACTCGGGCACCACCGAGAACTTCGCGAAGTACCTCAACACCACGGCGAAGGACGTCTGGGACGCCGAGCCCAAGGGCGTCTGGCCCTACCAGGGCGGCGAGGCGGCCCAGGGCACGTCCGGCGTCGTCGACGCCGTCACCGGCGGCACCAACATCATCGGCTACGCCGACGCGTCCAAGGCGGGCGACCTCGGCGTCGCGAAGATCAAGGTCGGCGACGAGTTCGTCGGCTTCTCCCCGGAGGCGGCAGCGGCCGTCGTCGAGGCCTCGCCCGAGGCCGAGGGCCGCGAGGAGAACGACGTCGTCTTCGACCTCGACTACTCCACCACCGAGGCGGGCGTCTACCCGATCGTCCTCGTCAGCTACCTCATCGCCTGCCAGGAGTACAAGGACCCGGCCGTCGGCGAGCTCGTCAAGGCGTACGTCGGCTACGTGACCAGCACCGAGGGCCAGCAGGTCGCCGCCGAGAAGGCCGGCGCCGCGCCGCTGTCCGACACGGTCGCC is a genomic window of Clavibacter capsici containing:
- a CDS encoding phosphate ABC transporter substrate-binding protein PstS, which gives rise to MKISRLGSAAALAAVTAIALSSCAANEAPAEGGSASASTLSGSLNGIGATSQGSAQEAWSAAFQTANPDVTVSYAGEGSGAGREAFMAGGQNAMFAGSDRALKTDELTGTFGQCADGTKPIDVPAYISPIAMIFKIDGVKELHLDPATTAGIFKGTITKWNDPAIVALNPDATMPDAGITAVHRSDDSGTTENFAKYLNTTAKDVWDAEPKGVWPYQGGEAAQGTSGVVDAVTGGTNIIGYADASKAGDLGVAKIKVGDEFVGFSPEAAAAVVEASPEAEGREENDVVFDLDYSTTEAGVYPIVLVSYLIACQEYKDPAVGELVKAYVGYVTSTEGQQVAAEKAGAAPLSDTVAAQVKTAVESIK
- a CDS encoding NUDIX hydrolase, coding for MADVTSRPTVFAAGAVVWRVLEGRIRVLIIHRTRRRDTSLPKGKVDPGETLPQTAVREVHEETGLRVALGVPLGAIEYGISGGRRKSVSYWAAEATDAMVEAGRFEPDDEVESVEWVSIPNARKRLDYPGEVQILDLFAGLVETGSHRSFALIALRHGHAVQPYEWDGADAGRPLSARGREEARSIVPTLAAFGPRVITSSTAERCLQTVGPLAEALGRQVKEDAGISQDAYEADGGSVRETVAKRVRKARSAVLCSHSPVLPEILHEIALATETPDASRMPRAGMLSPAEFSVVHLSASDPEAGILAVESYGPSS